AGGTGTTCAGGGAGATTTCAGAACTTATCGTTTCCCAGCACTTTTGACATTTGCTGACGAAGGAAACGGTTTCTACCACTTCCCTGATAAGCGCGAAAAAATCGAAGCATGTTCTTCAACAATCACAAATGCTGCAAAATATATTAACCGCACTTGTATTAAGTTGTATCAGAAGCCAGGTATTGCAGACAGCGACCTGAAGATTCAGGAAGGCTACTGTGACCGCCGCCGTCTCGACCAGCTCCGTGAAGTAGACAACATTGTTCTTACAGAACTCCACAAGAGCGGCTGGTATGACAAAATCTTCCAGCATCTTACAATCGACCTGCCATACGCAAGTAGCGCAGACCATGCAACTTTTGTACTGCGCCCTGTAATTTCAGAAGATGTTATGACAGCCCGCTTTGCAATGCTGCCAAAAGATTTGCTTGAAACAATCGTTCACAAAATTTCAGAACTGCCATTTGTAGACGCCCTTTACTTTGACGCTACAAATAAGCCGCCTGCAACTTTTGGATGGGAATAAACTAAAGAAGAGTTTTTATACACTCTTCAACCTTAGACATATCGGCTGTAGGCTCGAATCTTGCGACTACTTCACCTTCGCGGTTGATAATGAACTTTGTAAAGTTCCATTTAATGTCCGGTTTTTTAGCCCAGTCTGGATCAGCAGCAGAGAACATCTTTTCAAGGAGTTCTTTGTACTCATGCTGTTCAAAACCTTCAAAGCCTTTCTGAGATTTGAGGTATGTGAACAGTGGAAGTTCATTTGCTCCATTTACATCGGCTTTCTTCATTTGAGGGAAAGTTGTGTTGTAGTGGAGTGTACAGAACTCATGGATCTCGCTGTCTGTTCCAGGTGCCTGATTTCCAAACTGATTGCATGGAATATCAACAATCTCAAGACCTTTTTCATGATAGTCTTTGTAGAGTTTTTCAATTGGAGCATACTGAGGAGTAAAACCGCAGCCTGTTGCTGTGTTTACAACGAGAATTACCTTTCCTTTATAATCAGAAAGTTTTAATGTATCACCTGTTCCTGTAGTTAATTCGTAATCGTAAATCATTTTATTCCTTCCTTATTTATAGTTTCTTGCAAACTCTGCTGCTGCACGTAAATCATTTTCATCTGGCTTACCTTTATGAAGTCCTTTGAATTCTCCCTTACAGTGGAATTCATTTTCGTCCATTGGAATGCCAACCTTATCTGCTTCGGCCTTTACCTTTTTGTAAGTAGAATTAAGTAAAGCGGCTGAACCAAAATTAACAATCTTTCCAACCTTGTCTTTTGAAAGAGAGGCTACAAAACTGCGTACTTCCGGATCAATTGAAAAAGCATAATAAGAGTTTCCAAGGAAAAGAATATCAACTGGTTCAGAGATAGGCTCAGTTATTGGTAAAGCTTCAACACCAAGTTCTTTTGCAACAGCATCTGCAAGACGCTTTGTATTTCCTGTCTTTGTATAGAATCGGACAGCGTATTTCATATCATATGACTCCTTTAATGATCGATTTAATACAATAGTATTGTGTAAAATATAAATTGTCAAGTTTGAGGAGATGAAAAATTAAATTCTAACAAAAAACTATATTTTAAACTCTTGCACAGATTTTCAAAAAAATATAATATCATGGCCACGGGAGCTGAATATAGATTCGGCTGAGAGGGAACTTCCTGGTTCCGACCGCACCTGATCCAGATAATGCTGGCGTAGGAACGATAATATCATTTTATTTTCGCTTTCAGATTACGTCCGCATTTTCGGGACGTATTTTTTTTCTCTAAGGAGTTTTCTATGAAAGCGAGTGTAGCTATTCAGGTTTTACCAAAGGCAGATTCAGATGAAGAAGTTTGCAGAATTGTTGATGAAGTAATTGCCTACATCAAAAGCACTGGTCTTAACTATTTTGTTGGACCTTGTGAAACTGCAATAGAAGGTGATGACTATAATCAGCTTATGGAAATTGTAAAGAATTGTCAGCTTGTGGCTATAAAGGCCGGAGCCCCTTCTGTAAGCGCTTATGTAAAAATCGGATATCGTCCAAACGGTGAAGTTCTTTCAATCGAAAAAAAGACAAAGAAATTCCATGAAAACTAATCAGTTTAAGTACAAGGCAGCGCCTTTTGTATTTATTTCTCTGATTCTCATAGTCTGGCAGCTTTTGAGTGTATCCGGATTTATCCCAGGCTTTATGCTTCCGTCTCCTGTAAAGGTTGTTAAGGCATTCTGTAAGGATTTTCAACTTCTGATTTATCATCTTGAAGTAACACTCTTAGAAGCTTTTGCCGGAATATTTGTAAGCATAATTTTTTCTTTTGTTTTTGCAATTGTGATGGACAGGTTTACTTTTATTCACAGGGCAGTGTACCCGGTGCTGATTGTGAGCCAGACTATCCCGACAATTGCAATTGCTCCACTTCTGATTTTATGGTTCGGCTATGGAATGTCATCAAAAGTAATTCTGATTGTGCTTACCTGTTTCTTTCCGA
The Treponema bryantii DNA segment above includes these coding regions:
- a CDS encoding glutathione peroxidase, translated to MIYDYELTTGTGDTLKLSDYKGKVILVVNTATGCGFTPQYAPIEKLYKDYHEKGLEIVDIPCNQFGNQAPGTDSEIHEFCTLHYNTTFPQMKKADVNGANELPLFTYLKSQKGFEGFEQHEYKELLEKMFSAADPDWAKKPDIKWNFTKFIINREGEVVARFEPTADMSKVEECIKTLL
- a CDS encoding flavodoxin family protein; translated protein: MKYAVRFYTKTGNTKRLADAVAKELGVEALPITEPISEPVDILFLGNSYYAFSIDPEVRSFVASLSKDKVGKIVNFGSAALLNSTYKKVKAEADKVGIPMDENEFHCKGEFKGLHKGKPDENDLRAAAEFARNYK
- a CDS encoding thiamine-binding protein, encoding MKASVAIQVLPKADSDEEVCRIVDEVIAYIKSTGLNYFVGPCETAIEGDDYNQLMEIVKNCQLVAIKAGAPSVSAYVKIGYRPNGEVLSIEKKTKKFHEN
- a CDS encoding ABC transporter permease; protein product: MKTNQFKYKAAPFVFISLILIVWQLLSVSGFIPGFMLPSPVKVVKAFCKDFQLLIYHLEVTLLEAFAGIFVSIIFSFVFAIVMDRFTFIHRAVYPVLIVSQTIPTIAIAPLLILWFGYGMSSKVILIVLTCFFPITVSLLTGFASVDKDMIRLMESMGATKNQIMKYAKLPSSVKSLFSGLRISISYSIIGAVISEWLGGMRGLGVYMTRVKKSYSYDKLFAVIFLISALSLGLIKLISLLEKRICKYEK